A section of the Streptomyces sp. V3I8 genome encodes:
- a CDS encoding sugar porter family MFS transporter, protein MTSTAQPPPSGAQAAHPEHLGHVIFIAAAAAMGGFLFGYDSAVINGAVEAIRDRYDVGSAALAQVIAIALIGCAIGAATAGRIADRIGRIRCMQISAALFTVSAVGSALPFALYDLAFWRVIGGFAIGMASVIGPAYIAEVAPAAYRGRLGSFQQAAIVTGIAISQLVNWGILNAADGDQRGKVMGLEAWQVMLGVMVVPAVIYGLLSFAIPESPRFLISAGRDGRAREVLREVEGDKIDLDARVAEIELAMRREHKSVFKDLLGGTFFFKPIVWIGIGLSVFQQFVGINVAFYYSSTLWQSVGVDPTDSFLYSFTTSIINIIGTVIAMIFVDRIGRRPLALIGSVGMVIGLALEAWAFSFDLVDGKLPATQGWVALIAAHVFVLFFALSWGVVVWVFLGEMFPNRIRAAALGVAAAAQWIANWAITASFPSLADWNLSMTYVIYTVFAALSIPFVLKFVKETKGKTLEEMG, encoded by the coding sequence GTGACCAGCACAGCGCAGCCACCCCCGTCCGGAGCCCAGGCGGCTCACCCCGAGCATCTCGGGCACGTCATCTTCATCGCCGCCGCGGCTGCGATGGGTGGCTTCCTCTTCGGTTACGACAGCGCTGTGATCAACGGCGCCGTCGAGGCCATCCGGGACCGGTACGACGTCGGCTCCGCGGCCCTGGCCCAGGTCATCGCCATCGCCCTGATCGGCTGTGCGATCGGCGCGGCCACCGCGGGCCGGATCGCCGACCGCATCGGCCGCATCCGCTGCATGCAGATCTCGGCCGCGCTCTTCACGGTCAGCGCGGTGGGCTCCGCGCTGCCCTTCGCCCTGTACGACCTGGCCTTCTGGCGGGTCATCGGCGGCTTCGCCATCGGCATGGCCTCGGTCATCGGCCCGGCCTACATCGCCGAGGTCGCCCCGGCCGCTTACCGCGGACGGCTCGGCTCCTTCCAGCAGGCCGCCATCGTCACCGGCATCGCCATCTCGCAGCTCGTCAACTGGGGCATCCTCAACGCCGCGGACGGCGACCAGCGCGGCAAGGTCATGGGGCTGGAGGCCTGGCAGGTCATGCTCGGCGTGATGGTCGTTCCGGCCGTCATCTACGGACTGCTCTCCTTCGCGATCCCCGAGTCGCCCCGCTTCCTGATCTCCGCCGGCCGTGACGGCCGGGCCCGCGAAGTGCTCCGCGAGGTCGAGGGCGACAAGATCGACCTGGACGCCCGCGTCGCCGAGATCGAGCTGGCGATGAGGAGGGAGCACAAGTCGGTCTTCAAGGACCTGCTCGGCGGGACCTTCTTCTTCAAGCCGATCGTCTGGATCGGTATCGGGCTCTCGGTCTTCCAGCAGTTCGTCGGCATCAACGTCGCCTTCTACTACTCCTCGACGCTGTGGCAGTCGGTGGGCGTCGACCCGACGGACTCGTTCCTCTACTCGTTCACCACGTCGATCATCAACATCATCGGCACCGTGATCGCCATGATCTTCGTCGACCGGATCGGCCGCCGGCCGCTCGCGCTCATCGGCTCCGTCGGCATGGTCATCGGGCTCGCGCTGGAGGCCTGGGCCTTCTCCTTCGACCTCGTCGACGGCAAGCTGCCCGCCACCCAGGGCTGGGTCGCCCTGATCGCCGCCCATGTGTTCGTGCTCTTCTTCGCCCTCTCCTGGGGTGTCGTCGTCTGGGTCTTCCTGGGCGAGATGTTCCCGAACCGGATCCGCGCCGCGGCGCTCGGCGTCGCCGCCGCCGCGCAGTGGATCGCCAACTGGGCCATCACCGCGAGCTTCCCGTCGCTGGCCGACTGGAACCTCTCGATGACCTACGTGATCTACACGGTCTTCGCCGCGCTCTCCATCCCGTTCGTGCTCAAGTTCGTGAAGGAGACGAAGGGCAAGACGCTGGAGGAGATGGGCTAG
- a CDS encoding helix-turn-helix domain-containing protein, which yields MDVTDRSGLAYDVFSRACPSRGTLEHVTGRWGALTLGALSESSLRFNELRRRVDGVSEKMLSQTLHALERDGLVHREAQPTNPPRVDYELTPLGHEVTERLLALIHAVQGRMDDVLAARERYDSTRGGR from the coding sequence ATGGACGTAACGGATCGGTCCGGTCTCGCGTACGACGTGTTCTCCAGGGCGTGCCCGTCCCGGGGCACCCTGGAGCACGTCACGGGTCGCTGGGGCGCGCTCACGCTGGGAGCGCTGTCCGAGAGCTCGCTGCGCTTCAACGAACTGCGCCGGCGCGTGGACGGCGTGAGCGAGAAGATGCTCTCCCAGACGCTGCACGCGCTGGAGCGCGACGGGCTGGTGCACCGGGAGGCGCAGCCGACGAACCCGCCGCGGGTGGACTACGAACTGACGCCGCTGGGTCACGAGGTGACCGAGCGGCTGCTGGCCCTCATCCATGCCGTGCAGGGGCGCATGGACGACGTGCTGGCAGCGCGCGAGCGCTACGACAGCACGCGCGGCGGACGCTGA
- the mutM gene encoding bifunctional DNA-formamidopyrimidine glycosylase/DNA-(apurinic or apyrimidinic site) lyase, translated as MPELPEVEVVRRGLERWVSGRVVADVQVLHPRAVRRHIAGGEDFGARLKGHRVGLVQRRGKYLWLPLADASVAVLAHLGMSGQLLVQPQDAADEKHLRIRVRFDDGLGTELRFVDQRTFGGLSLHETSADGLPDVIAHIARDPLDPLFDDAAFHDALRRRRTTIKRALLDQSLISGVGNIYADEALWRARLHYERPTTGFTRPRTAELLGHVRDVMNAALAVGGTSFDSLYVNVNGESGYFDRSLDAYGREGEPCRRCGTAMRRRPWMNRSSYFCPRCQRPPRVLS; from the coding sequence GTGCCCGAACTGCCCGAGGTCGAGGTCGTACGGCGAGGCCTCGAACGCTGGGTCAGCGGCCGGGTCGTCGCGGACGTCCAGGTGCTGCACCCGCGCGCGGTACGCCGCCACATCGCGGGCGGCGAGGACTTCGGGGCCCGGCTGAAGGGCCACCGCGTCGGACTGGTCCAGCGCCGCGGCAAGTACCTGTGGCTGCCGCTCGCGGACGCGTCCGTCGCCGTGCTCGCGCACCTCGGGATGAGCGGACAGCTCCTCGTCCAGCCGCAGGACGCGGCCGACGAGAAGCACCTGCGCATCCGCGTCCGGTTCGACGACGGCCTCGGCACCGAACTGCGCTTCGTCGACCAGCGCACCTTCGGCGGTCTCTCCCTGCACGAGACGTCCGCAGACGGGCTGCCCGACGTCATCGCGCACATCGCCCGCGACCCCCTGGACCCGCTGTTCGACGACGCCGCGTTCCACGACGCGCTGCGCCGCCGGCGCACGACGATCAAACGCGCCCTGCTGGACCAGTCGTTGATCAGCGGCGTCGGCAACATCTACGCGGACGAGGCCCTTTGGCGCGCGCGGCTCCACTACGAGCGCCCCACGACCGGGTTCACGCGCCCGCGCACGGCCGAACTCCTGGGCCACGTACGGGACGTGATGAACGCGGCCCTCGCCGTCGGCGGAACCAGTTTCGACAGCCTCTACGTCAACGTGAACGGCGAGTCGGGCTACTTCGACCGCTCGCTCGACGCGTACGGCCGCGAGGGTGAGCCGTGCCGGCGCTGCGGCACCGCGATGCGGCGCCGGCCCTGGATGAACCGGTCCAGCTACTTCTGCCCGCGCTGTCAGCGTCCGCCGCGCGTGCTGTCGTAG
- the ftsY gene encoding signal recognition particle-docking protein FtsY codes for MEIVILAVVIAVVVIGALGGLVIGSRRRKQLPPPPPAAPDITAPPAEPHVGDEAETPRDEPRRTIEEVDLPDTSATAPVVVAPPAVEIPEPAAGRLVRLRARLSRSQNALGQGLLTLLAREHLDEDTWEEIEDTLLTADVGVQPTQELVGRLRERVKVLGTRTPEELRGLLREELLALLVPDFDRTVNTESGLDTPGIVMVVGVNGTGKTTTTGKLARVLVADGKHVLLGAADTFRAAAADQLQTWGERVGARTVRGPEGGDPASIAFDAVKEGIRQGADVVLIDTAGRLHTKTGLMDELGKVKRVVEKHAPLDEVLLVLDATTGQNGLVQARVFAEVVDITGIVLTKLDGTAKGGIVIAVQRELGVPVKLIGLGEGADDLAPFEPEAFVDALIGE; via the coding sequence ATGGAAATCGTCATCCTTGCTGTAGTCATCGCCGTGGTCGTGATCGGCGCGCTCGGCGGGCTCGTCATCGGCAGCCGCAGGCGCAAACAGCTGCCCCCGCCGCCCCCCGCCGCCCCCGACATCACCGCCCCGCCGGCCGAGCCGCACGTCGGCGACGAGGCCGAGACGCCGCGCGACGAACCGCGCCGCACGATAGAGGAGGTGGATCTTCCGGACACCTCGGCGACCGCCCCGGTCGTCGTGGCCCCCCCGGCCGTCGAGATCCCGGAGCCGGCCGCCGGCCGCCTGGTGCGCCTGCGCGCCCGGCTGTCCCGCTCGCAGAACGCGCTCGGCCAGGGGCTCCTCACGCTCCTCGCGCGCGAGCACCTCGACGAGGACACCTGGGAGGAGATCGAGGACACGCTCCTCACCGCCGATGTCGGTGTGCAGCCCACCCAGGAGCTGGTCGGACGGCTGCGCGAGCGGGTGAAGGTGCTCGGCACCCGGACGCCCGAGGAACTGCGCGGCCTGCTGCGCGAGGAACTGCTCGCGCTGCTGGTGCCCGACTTCGACCGCACCGTGAACACCGAGTCCGGCCTGGACACGCCGGGCATCGTGATGGTCGTCGGCGTCAACGGCACCGGCAAGACCACCACCACCGGCAAGCTCGCGCGCGTCCTGGTCGCCGACGGCAAGCACGTACTGCTGGGCGCGGCCGACACCTTCCGGGCCGCCGCCGCCGACCAGCTGCAGACCTGGGGCGAGCGCGTCGGCGCCCGTACCGTACGCGGGCCCGAGGGCGGTGACCCCGCCTCCATCGCCTTCGACGCCGTGAAGGAGGGCATCCGGCAGGGCGCCGACGTCGTGCTCATCGACACGGCGGGCCGGCTGCACACCAAGACCGGCCTCATGGACGAGCTCGGCAAGGTCAAGCGCGTCGTGGAGAAGCACGCCCCGCTCGACGAGGTGCTGCTCGTCCTGGACGCCACCACCGGCCAGAACGGCCTGGTGCAGGCGCGCGTCTTCGCCGAGGTCGTCGACATCACCGGCATCGTCCTGACCAAGCTCGACGGCACGGCCAAGGGCGGCATCGTCATCGCCGTCCAGCGCGAACTGGGCGT
- the rnc gene encoding ribonuclease III encodes MRGTVSSPEKADDAKAEVSAKEVGAKKKAENTASSHTLLEGRLGYKLESALLVRALTHRSYAYENGGLPTNERLEFLGDSVLGLVVTDTLYTTHPDLPEGQLAKLRAAVVNSRALAEVSRGLDLGSFIRLGRGEEGTGGRDKASILADTLEAVIGAVYLDQGLDAAGELVHRLFDPLIEKSSNLGAGLDWKTSLQELTATEGLGVPEYLVTETGPDHEKTFTAAARVGGVSYGTGTGRSKKEAEQQAAESAWRAIRSAADERAEAAATAEAQAPAVAEAVEEETPDVPSPAASDPASA; translated from the coding sequence GTGAGAGGCACTGTGTCTAGCCCCGAGAAGGCGGACGACGCCAAGGCGGAAGTCAGCGCCAAGGAAGTCGGCGCCAAGAAAAAGGCGGAGAACACAGCCTCGTCCCACACCCTTCTGGAAGGGCGGCTCGGGTACAAGCTCGAGTCCGCCCTTCTGGTGCGTGCACTGACCCACCGTTCGTATGCGTACGAGAACGGCGGTCTGCCGACCAACGAACGCCTGGAGTTCCTCGGGGACTCCGTGCTCGGCCTCGTGGTCACGGACACGCTGTACACCACCCACCCCGACCTGCCTGAAGGCCAGCTGGCCAAATTGCGGGCCGCGGTGGTCAACTCGCGTGCGCTTGCGGAGGTGAGCCGGGGGCTCGACCTCGGCTCCTTCATCCGGCTCGGCCGGGGCGAAGAGGGCACGGGCGGCCGGGACAAGGCGTCCATCCTCGCCGACACCCTCGAAGCGGTGATCGGCGCTGTCTATCTCGACCAGGGTCTGGATGCGGCGGGCGAGCTCGTCCACCGGCTCTTCGACCCGCTGATCGAGAAATCCTCGAATCTGGGCGCGGGCCTGGACTGGAAGACCAGTCTCCAGGAACTCACGGCGACCGAAGGGCTCGGCGTTCCCGAGTACCTGGTCACCGAGACCGGCCCAGACCACGAGAAGACCTTCACAGCTGCTGCCCGCGTCGGAGGCGTCTCGTACGGCACCGGCACCGGCCGCAGCAAGAAGGAAGCGGAGCAGCAGGCCGCGGAGTCCGCCTGGCGGGCCATCCGCTCCGCCGCGGACGAACGCGCCGAGGCGGCCGCGACCGCCGAGGCACAGGCCCCGGCGGTAGCCGAAGCAGTCGAGGAGGAGACGCCTGACGTCCCCTCACCGGCGGCGTCCGACCCGGCGTCGGCCTGA
- a CDS encoding LLM class flavin-dependent oxidoreductase, whose amino-acid sequence MSAPVTVVRFNLVEPGATPASLSDRYKAALEMAAYADDRGMTTVQTEEHHGAANNWLPSPFAFAGAVFGATRKIAVTVSAIIGPLHDPLRLAEDIAVLDLLSGGRLVTVAGIGYRPEEYALFDVDWKRRGRLQDELLETLLKAWTGEEFEYRGRTVRITPRPFSDPHPLLLVGGSSEAAARRAARLGLPFFPSAHLPELEAYYKERLVEYGTRGWTMMPAAVTPLLHLAEDPDRAWAEHGGHFLHEARTYASWQSSGIRSAVRSGATTVDELRAEGVYRIVTPDECLALGLDSYVLHPLSGGMPVDEGWRGMHLFCENVLPRLRGR is encoded by the coding sequence ATGTCCGCGCCCGTGACGGTCGTACGTTTCAATCTCGTCGAACCCGGCGCCACACCCGCCTCCCTCAGCGACCGCTACAAGGCCGCGCTGGAGATGGCCGCCTACGCCGACGACCGCGGCATGACCACCGTGCAGACCGAGGAGCACCACGGCGCGGCCAACAACTGGCTGCCCTCACCGTTCGCCTTCGCGGGCGCGGTCTTCGGCGCGACCCGGAAGATCGCGGTGACGGTCTCGGCGATCATCGGCCCGCTGCACGACCCGCTGCGGCTGGCCGAGGACATCGCCGTGCTCGACCTCCTCAGCGGCGGGCGGCTGGTCACGGTGGCGGGGATCGGCTACCGGCCCGAGGAGTACGCCCTCTTCGACGTGGACTGGAAACGGCGCGGCCGGCTGCAGGACGAGCTCCTGGAGACCCTGCTGAAGGCCTGGACCGGCGAGGAGTTCGAGTACCGGGGCCGTACGGTACGGATCACTCCGCGCCCCTTCTCCGACCCGCACCCCCTGCTGCTGGTGGGCGGGTCCTCCGAGGCCGCGGCCCGCCGCGCGGCACGGCTCGGACTGCCGTTCTTCCCGAGCGCGCACCTGCCGGAGCTGGAGGCGTACTACAAGGAGCGGCTCGTCGAGTACGGCACCCGGGGCTGGACCATGATGCCCGCGGCCGTCACCCCGCTGCTGCACCTGGCCGAGGACCCGGACCGCGCCTGGGCCGAGCACGGCGGCCACTTCCTGCACGAGGCCAGGACGTACGCCTCCTGGCAGTCCTCCGGCATCCGCTCGGCGGTGAGGTCCGGGGCCACGACCGTGGACGAGCTGCGCGCCGAGGGCGTCTACCGGATCGTGACGCCGGACGAGTGCCTGGCACTGGGCCTCGACAGCTACGTGCTGCATCCGCTGTCCGGCGGGATGCCCGTCGACGAGGGGTGGCGCGGCATGCACCTGTTCTGCGAGAACGTGCTGCCCCGGCTCAGGGGCCGGTAG
- a CDS encoding acylphosphatase, with amino-acid sequence MSEHKRLVAWVRGRVQGVGFRWYTRARALEIGGLSGFALNLEDGRVQVVAEGPADGCQKLLEWLVGDDTPGRVDGVTEIWDTPRGGYEGFAIR; translated from the coding sequence ATGAGTGAGCATAAAAGGCTGGTCGCCTGGGTACGCGGGCGCGTCCAGGGCGTGGGTTTCCGCTGGTACACGCGAGCCAGGGCCCTGGAGATCGGCGGCCTGAGTGGTTTTGCTCTCAATCTGGAGGACGGACGCGTCCAGGTGGTCGCGGAGGGCCCCGCGGACGGGTGCCAGAAGTTGCTGGAGTGGCTCGTGGGAGACGACACGCCGGGCCGGGTCGACGGAGTCACTGAGATCTGGGACACGCCCCGGGGCGGCTACGAGGGCTTCGCCATCCGGTGA
- the smc gene encoding chromosome segregation protein SMC, with translation MHLKALTLRGFKSFASATTLRFEPGITCVVGPNGSGKSNVVDALSWVMGEQGAKSLRGGKMEDVIFAGTTGRPPLGRAEVSLTIDNSDGALPIEYAEVTITRIMFRNGGSEYQINGDTCRLLDIQELLSDSGIGREMHVIVGQGQLDSVLHADPMGRRAFIEEAAGVLKHRKRKEKALRKLDAMQVNLARVQDLTDELRRQLKPLGRQAAVARRAAVIQADLRDARLRLLADDLVRLRGALRAEVADEAALKERKDATEAELKGALRREAALEDEVRRLAPRLQRAQQTWYELSQLAERVRGTVSLADARVKSATDRPPEERRGRDPEDMEREAARVREQEAELEAALESAEHALEDTVAHRADLERELAGEERRLKDVARAIADRREGLARLNGQVNAARSRAAAAQSEIDRLAAARDGAQDRAVAAQEEYEQLRAEVDGLDAGDEELAARHEAARSALADAESALTEAREAATSAERRRAATQARHEALALGLRRKDGSGALLAAKDRLSGLLGPAAELLSVAPGHEVALAAALGAAADAIAVTTPASAADAIRLLRKEDAGRAALLLTGVPEPAGSAEALDAGGRTGTAGPAGAARAGADDAHFRSPDGGPPAAAELVRAPAGLVPAVRRLLRDIVVVGTLEDAEDLVRARPELTAVTAEGDLLGAHFAQGGSAGAPSLLEVRASVDEAAAELEELGVRCEELGAAQRRATGLREERAALVEELGERRRTGERERSQVAQQLGRLAGQARGAAGEAERSTAAAARAQEALDRALEEAEELAERLLVAEEMPVEEEPDTSVRDRLAADGANARQTEMEARLQVRTHEERVKGLAGRADSLDRAARAEREARARAEQRRARLRHEAAVAGAVALGARQLLAHAEVSLVRADEERTAAEGARARREQDLVVARNRGRDLKAELDKLTDSVHRGEVLGAEKRMRIEQLEAKALEELGVEPEGLIAEFGPGQPVPPSLPAEGEELPEDPEHPRNRPRPFHRAEQEKRLRTAERAYQQLGKVNPLALEEFAALEERHKFLSEQLEDLKKTRADLLQVVKEVDERVEQVFTEAFWDTAREFEGVFGRLFPGGDGRLILTDPDNMLTTGVDVEARPPGKKVKRLSLLSGGERSLTAVAMLVSIFKARPSPFYVMDEVEAALDDTNLQRLIRIMEELQEASQLIVITHQKRTMEVADALYGVSMQGDGVSKVISQRLR, from the coding sequence GTGCACCTCAAGGCCCTGACCCTGCGCGGGTTCAAATCGTTCGCCTCGGCGACCACGCTGCGGTTCGAACCGGGCATCACCTGTGTCGTGGGCCCGAACGGCTCGGGCAAGTCCAACGTCGTGGACGCCCTCAGCTGGGTCATGGGGGAGCAGGGTGCCAAGTCGCTGCGCGGCGGCAAGATGGAGGACGTCATCTTCGCCGGCACCACCGGGCGGCCCCCGCTGGGCCGCGCCGAGGTCTCGCTGACGATCGACAACTCCGACGGCGCGCTGCCCATCGAGTACGCCGAGGTCACCATCACGCGGATCATGTTCCGCAACGGCGGAAGCGAGTACCAGATCAACGGCGACACCTGCCGGCTGCTGGACATCCAGGAGCTGTTGTCCGACTCCGGCATCGGCCGTGAGATGCACGTCATCGTCGGGCAGGGGCAGCTCGACTCCGTCCTGCACGCCGATCCGATGGGCCGCCGCGCCTTCATCGAGGAGGCCGCGGGCGTCCTCAAGCACCGCAAGCGCAAGGAGAAGGCGCTGCGGAAGCTGGACGCGATGCAGGTCAACCTCGCGCGCGTGCAGGACCTCACGGACGAGCTGCGGCGGCAGTTGAAGCCGCTCGGCCGGCAGGCCGCCGTCGCGCGCCGCGCCGCCGTCATCCAGGCCGACCTGCGGGACGCCCGCCTGCGGCTGCTCGCCGACGATCTCGTACGGCTGCGGGGAGCGCTGCGGGCCGAGGTGGCCGACGAGGCCGCGCTCAAGGAGCGCAAGGACGCCACCGAGGCCGAGCTGAAGGGGGCCCTGCGGCGGGAGGCGGCGCTCGAGGACGAGGTCCGGCGGCTCGCCCCGCGCCTGCAGCGGGCCCAGCAGACCTGGTACGAGCTCTCGCAGCTGGCCGAGCGGGTGCGCGGCACGGTCTCACTGGCGGACGCCCGGGTGAAGAGCGCCACCGACCGGCCACCGGAGGAGCGGCGCGGACGCGACCCCGAGGACATGGAGCGCGAGGCCGCCCGGGTGCGCGAGCAGGAGGCCGAACTGGAGGCGGCCCTGGAGTCCGCCGAGCACGCCCTGGAGGACACGGTCGCGCACCGGGCCGACCTGGAGCGGGAACTGGCAGGGGAGGAACGGCGCCTGAAGGACGTGGCGCGGGCCATCGCCGACCGCCGTGAGGGCCTGGCCCGGCTGAACGGCCAGGTCAACGCGGCCCGTTCGCGGGCCGCCGCCGCGCAGTCCGAGATCGACCGGCTGGCCGCCGCCCGTGACGGGGCACAGGACCGCGCGGTCGCCGCCCAGGAGGAGTACGAGCAGCTCAGGGCGGAGGTCGACGGCCTGGACGCGGGCGACGAGGAACTCGCCGCGCGGCACGAGGCGGCCAGGAGCGCCCTCGCCGACGCCGAGTCGGCGCTGACCGAGGCCCGGGAGGCGGCCACCTCCGCCGAGCGCAGGCGCGCGGCCACCCAGGCCCGCCACGAGGCCCTGGCCCTGGGGCTGCGCCGCAAGGACGGCAGCGGGGCGCTGCTCGCGGCGAAGGACCGGCTGTCGGGCCTGCTCGGCCCCGCGGCCGAACTGCTCTCCGTCGCCCCGGGCCACGAGGTCGCGCTGGCCGCCGCCCTCGGCGCCGCGGCGGACGCGATCGCGGTGACCACGCCCGCCTCGGCGGCGGACGCCATCCGCCTCCTGCGCAAAGAGGACGCGGGCCGGGCGGCCCTGCTGCTGACGGGCGTCCCGGAACCTGCGGGCTCCGCCGAAGCCCTCGACGCCGGCGGGCGCACGGGCACGGCCGGCCCTGCCGGAGCCGCCCGCGCAGGGGCCGATGACGCGCACTTCCGGTCGCCGGACGGCGGACCGCCGGCCGCGGCCGAACTCGTACGGGCGCCGGCCGGGCTCGTGCCCGCCGTGCGGCGGCTGCTGCGGGACATCGTCGTGGTCGGGACGTTGGAGGACGCCGAGGACCTGGTCCGCGCGCGGCCGGAGCTGACCGCCGTGACCGCCGAGGGGGACCTGCTCGGGGCGCACTTCGCGCAGGGCGGTTCCGCCGGGGCGCCCAGCCTGCTCGAGGTGCGGGCGTCGGTCGACGAGGCGGCGGCGGAGCTGGAGGAGCTGGGCGTGCGGTGCGAGGAACTGGGCGCGGCCCAGCGGCGCGCCACCGGACTGCGCGAGGAACGGGCCGCCCTCGTCGAGGAACTGGGCGAGCGGCGGCGGACCGGTGAGCGGGAGAGGTCCCAGGTGGCCCAGCAGCTCGGACGGCTGGCCGGGCAGGCACGGGGCGCCGCGGGGGAGGCCGAGCGGAGCACCGCGGCCGCCGCCCGTGCGCAGGAAGCCCTCGACCGGGCCCTGGAGGAGGCGGAGGAGCTGGCCGAACGACTCCTCGTCGCCGAGGAGATGCCGGTCGAGGAGGAACCCGACACCTCCGTACGGGACCGGCTCGCGGCCGACGGGGCCAACGCGCGGCAGACCGAGATGGAGGCCCGTCTCCAGGTGCGTACGCACGAGGAGCGGGTCAAGGGCCTCGCCGGGCGGGCCGACTCGCTCGACCGGGCGGCACGCGCCGAACGCGAGGCCCGCGCCCGCGCCGAGCAGCGCCGGGCACGGCTGCGGCACGAGGCCGCGGTCGCCGGGGCCGTCGCTCTCGGCGCCCGGCAGCTGCTGGCCCATGCCGAGGTCTCGCTGGTCCGGGCGGACGAGGAGCGTACGGCCGCGGAGGGCGCCAGGGCGCGGCGGGAGCAGGACCTCGTGGTCGCCCGCAACCGGGGCCGCGACCTCAAGGCCGAGCTCGACAAGCTGACGGACTCGGTGCACCGCGGTGAGGTGCTGGGGGCCGAGAAGCGGATGCGCATCGAGCAGCTGGAGGCGAAGGCGCTGGAGGAGCTGGGCGTCGAGCCGGAGGGACTGATCGCGGAGTTCGGGCCCGGGCAGCCCGTCCCGCCGTCCCTGCCCGCGGAGGGCGAGGAGCTGCCGGAGGACCCGGAGCACCCGCGCAACCGGCCGCGCCCCTTCCACCGGGCCGAGCAGGAGAAGCGGCTCAGGACGGCCGAGCGGGCCTACCAGCAGCTCGGCAAGGTCAATCCGCTCGCGCTGGAGGAGTTCGCCGCGCTGGAGGAACGCCACAAGTTCCTCAGTGAGCAGCTGGAGGACCTCAAGAAGACCCGGGCGGATCTCCTCCAGGTGGTGAAGGAGGTCGACGAGCGGGTCGAGCAGGTGTTCACCGAGGCCTTCTGGGACACGGCACGGGAGTTCGAGGGCGTCTTCGGCCGGCTGTTCCCGGGCGGCGACGGACGTCTGATCCTGACCGATCCCGACAACATGCTCACCACGGGCGTCGATGTCGAGGCGCGGCCCCCGGGGAAGAAGGTCAAGCGGCTCTCGCTGCTCTCCGGCGGCGAGCGGTCGCTGACGGCCGTCGCGATGCTGGTGTCGATCTTCAAGGCGCGGCCCAGCCCGTTCTACGTGATGGACGAGGTCGAGGCGGCGCTCGACGACACCAACCTGCAGCGGCTGATCCGGATCATGGAGGAGCTGCAGGAGGCGTCGCAGCTGATCGTGATCACGCACCAGAAGCGCACGATGGAGGTCGCCGACGCGCTGTACGGCGTGTCCATGCAGGGCGACGGGGTGTCCAAGGTCATCAGCCAGCGGCTGCGCTGA
- a CDS encoding CAP domain-containing protein, with translation MGRHRRSAAGRAATGRAPGGTQTYETYTGGHATDDANGYANLGDHAIAGDHRTAGDYLTGGPYSTAGLYDSPGGIHETGDLYSKSDAYLFEGDATAGRPSGDYAPDRGARGQRRRKKAVTPVRTGLLGVSAAVAMGAVAVASGLIPGSDSLSIGGGGADNVRAQDAPSDVETQGGTNGSADDRVDPGTSRDLERSPSPSVSPTKAPEKKAEKKPSATPSAEAPVEESKTEEPPVAKAPVTKAPETTPSEAASTPSTAEAAVLTLVNEERAKAGCSPVTASGPLATLAESFSKDMAARDFFDHTDPDGASPWDRAEEVGIADLGGENIARGQADAAAVMEAWMNSPGHRANILNCDFKTLGVGAHFASGGPWWTQDFGY, from the coding sequence ATGGGACGCCACCGACGCTCCGCCGCCGGCCGCGCCGCCACAGGCCGCGCCCCCGGGGGAACGCAGACGTACGAGACGTACACGGGCGGCCACGCGACGGACGATGCGAACGGGTACGCGAACCTGGGTGACCACGCCATCGCGGGTGACCACCGCACCGCCGGGGACTACCTGACCGGTGGTCCCTACTCGACCGCGGGTCTGTACGACTCGCCGGGCGGTATCCATGAGACGGGCGACCTCTACTCGAAGAGCGACGCCTACCTCTTCGAGGGGGACGCGACCGCCGGCCGCCCGTCGGGCGACTACGCCCCCGACCGCGGCGCCCGGGGCCAGCGGCGCCGCAAGAAGGCCGTCACCCCCGTACGCACCGGTCTGCTCGGTGTCTCCGCCGCGGTGGCGATGGGCGCCGTCGCCGTCGCCTCCGGGCTGATACCCGGCAGCGACAGTCTCTCCATCGGCGGCGGGGGCGCGGACAACGTGCGCGCCCAGGACGCCCCGAGCGACGTGGAGACCCAGGGCGGCACGAACGGCTCCGCGGACGACCGCGTGGACCCGGGCACCAGCCGCGACCTGGAACGCTCTCCGTCGCCGTCCGTCTCCCCGACGAAGGCTCCGGAGAAGAAGGCCGAGAAGAAGCCCTCCGCCACGCCGTCGGCCGAGGCTCCGGTCGAGGAGTCGAAGACCGAGGAGCCGCCGGTCGCGAAGGCGCCGGTCACGAAGGCGCCCGAGACCACGCCGTCCGAGGCCGCGTCGACGCCGTCCACGGCCGAGGCCGCGGTGCTCACGCTGGTCAACGAGGAGCGGGCGAAGGCCGGCTGCAGCCCGGTGACCGCGTCCGGCCCGCTGGCGACGCTGGCCGAGTCCTTCAGCAAGGACATGGCCGCGCGGGACTTCTTCGACCACACGGACCCGGACGGGGCCTCTCCCTGGGACCGGGCGGAGGAGGTCGGCATAGCGGACCTCGGCGGGGAGAACATCGCCCGCGGCCAGGCCGACGCCGCCGCGGTGATGGAGGCCTGGATGAACAGCCCCGGCCACCGCGCGAACATCCTGAACTGCGACTTCAAGACCCTGGGCGTCGGCGCGCACTTCGCGTCGGGCGGCCCCTGGTGGACGCAGGACTTCGGCTACTGA